Genomic DNA from Klebsiella variicola:
GCCAGTCCTGCCACTGGGTACCCGGCGGCAGCGTCTGCTGACTCAGGGTATCCACTTGCAGCGGTTTATCCAGCCACAGGCGCCAGCCGGTGATATTCCCCAGCGGATAACGCATTAAACGAGAGGCGTCGTCGATGTTGGTCAGCATCTGATAACCATCGACTTCGCTGTTGGCGGCGAAGGTGCCGATAACCGTGAACAGACGCTGGCTCGGCACGCGGCCCATTGGCGTAAACTGACTGGCGGAAGGAACCATCACACGAATTTGATCGCCACGATTAACCCCCAGTTGGCCCGCCAGCTGTTCGCCGAGAATAACGTTATATTTGCCCGCCTGCAGATCGCTCTGTTTGACGTTCACCAGGTACGGAGTCAGGGGATCGTTCTGCGCCGGATCAATGCCCAGCATGACCCCGACCGCCACGCTGCGCGCACTCTGCAGGACGACGTCACCGGTGGTGATCGGCGCCACGCGGGTCACCCCCTGGAGTTTCGCCTCGCGCTCCGGCAGTTGCTGAGGGTTCACCGAGCCCTGTTTGGCGCTAAGAATGGCCTGCGGCATCAGCCCCAGGATATTGTTTTGCAGCTCGCGTTCAAAGCCGTTCATCACCGACAGGACCGTCACCAGCGCCATTACGCCAAGCGTAATGCCGATGGTTGAGAGCCAGGAGACGAATCGACCGAAGCGGTCGGCTGCGCGCCCGCGCATATAGCGCAG
This window encodes:
- the lolC gene encoding lipoprotein-releasing ABC transporter permease subunit LolC, with the translated sequence MYQPAALFIGLRYMRGRAADRFGRFVSWLSTIGITLGVMALVTVLSVMNGFERELQNNILGLMPQAILSAKQGSVNPQQLPEREAKLQGVTRVAPITTGDVVLQSARSVAVGVMLGIDPAQNDPLTPYLVNVKQSDLQAGKYNVILGEQLAGQLGVNRGDQIRVMVPSASQFTPMGRVPSQRLFTVIGTFAANSEVDGYQMLTNIDDASRLMRYPLGNITGWRLWLDKPLQVDTLSQQTLPPGTQWQDWRERKGELFQAVRMEKNMMGLLLSLIVAVAAFNIITSLGMMVMEKQGEVAILQTQGLTPRQIMAVFMVQGASAGIVGALLGAVLGALLASQLNNLMPVIGAFLDGAALPVAIEPLQVIVIALVAMVLALLSTLYPSWRAAATQPAEALRYE